The following DNA comes from Lemur catta isolate mLemCat1 chromosome 19, mLemCat1.pri, whole genome shotgun sequence.
GGCTGTGAAAGATCTGGGAAAATCTAGACGCTGGCAGTGAGAGGGCTGCAGAATATGACATGCGTGGCATTTGCACACCACAGGGACAAGCCTTATAAATATGGATGTGCATTCCTGTAGCATCATTCTCCAGCATTCCATAGTACAACAAAACGGTcctatttgaatgaataaaatatagttcCTTTTAGCTCACATTTCAGGCTTAACAGAAACTCCATTCATAGCTACCCCAATGTGGAGTGTCAGTATAGGCGCGagcttcccctctcccttctgaTTATAATTGCTATGTGCATTAATAAAGAGCCCCCACATATTGAAAAAAAAGTGGTAGTTTATCTTTCTGGAAACTTAAAGGCCAGCTCATCTTAACAGTCTGGTTTTCAGTGATTGTTTATATCCTAGTTCCTCTCATGACAATGCCTGAATAGTGGGCAGAATTAAAGTAACAAAAGCCGCATTTATCTATGTATTCAATTCACATGACACCTGAGATTGCCAGATAGGTTTTAGCAGTAACCTTTTAACTGTCCATAAATTGCACAAAATGTGACAAGGGCCCAGTCTCCTTTCAGTCAACTGAAGGAAGCGCTCATAGGAGGAACCACAGGGAGAGATGGTAGGTGCAAGACCTTGTCCCCGCAGCTCCTGTCCTTGGGTGCCTGAGGATCAGTCACCACAGCCTTGGACCCTGAGTCCTGCCCTGGCCCTAGTCTACCGTCTCTTCCCGACAGCTGCAGGGCGTGTCTGTGAGACAGCCCCTTGTCTGGACAGAGACTGTAGCCCTGCTCCTAACCATGGCTGCCattccctcctctgcctcattTCCTTCACCCAGTTCCCCAGACACCAGCCAGAGCTTAttttttctgggggtggggggcaggattTCAGTAGGGGGGTGGGTTTCAAGTCAGCTTCTTTACTAAGATGCACATTTTCAGTCCAAAAGGCAACAGCATTGTGTTTCTTTTGCCAGGAAGAACATCTGTGACACAAATCAGCCCTCCGATAAACACACATCGTCATCccatctctcccttttcctcgtctcctccctctgcccttccacACCCCCAGCTGGTGTAACTGCAGGTGGCCCCCAGCTCTTCCTGGGCCCCGGTGTAtttcctctgtcccctgcaccTTCACTCAATTTGCCTCTTTTCTTTAATTCTCGACTATATTTCTTAACGTTACTCTTTCTATTTTCCATCTTTGTCCAAGTATCTaccttattttctctgtttttattcaatttttttttcttcccatgtttccttttctcttccatttgtAGTCACAAGTCACCCCATCTTTGGACTTTATTTCAACCTAGACTGTGATTACATTTTTGCcgtatttttttttgttgcttaaacATCAGGATGGACCAACATAAGTATTCTAGGAAGGGCCTGAATGAAGTAAAATATCACTGTATCCATTCTTTTTTGTGATGGTGGCAAAAATCCTAATTAAATGGCACCAGAGTGTTAGGCCACGTTCTCCTTGGAAGCTCATTAAGGAATTATCCTTTCCATTGTAAGCGCAAGAAATGCCCTCATCTCAGTCATCTGAGAGCATCGGTGACCGACACGCCTTGCCAATATGTCTCAATCTCAGGGATTTAGGACAATTTGCAGCCCTTGGGCAACACTCCTGGAGAAGGCTAGGCTGGGCACACACAGGAACCATTCCCACCTCTTCTGCCCAGgttcccacccctctccccaaagGCTGCAGAGTGACACAGCCCCGTGACCTTGTTCCTTCATGTCTTGTCTCACTCCATCCATCGGCTGTTCCCACTGCGCCTGCTTACTGATGTGCTTAGAGTAGACAACTAACTGCTGCTTCCTGCTGCACTTGTTTTTAGAAGACACCCTTTTTCTGCCCTCTCCTGCCCGCAACCCTTCTCGGCTGCTGAAGCTGTACCGCCCTGGCTGAACGCGAGCTTTCCGTGTGTGCTCCTTTCCCATGGGGCGGCAGGAAATGCCAGTGGACCAAATAGAAGCCCCTGACTTGCTGTGCTCCTGACCTGGCATGCTGGGGTGCccgggggtgtggggaggggctcCTTGGTCTCATCTCTGCCCACTCTGCAAGGCTGAGGGGGAGCTGGGCAAGGTGGGTGGATTTGGTAGCCCTGAGTTCAAAGGGAGAGGAGGTGTTTCCCTGAAGGATTAAAAATGCTgcatcatttcttcctttctgccccTGTTAGAAGGAAGTATGATGCCAAATTTATGAGAACCAGTGGAGTGcaatgaaaataatgctgaatttTACATGACCTGAGTTCAGATTTCTCTTGGGCCACTCATTGTTTTTATAAGCTTGGGTCAGTCACCTCTCCCCACTGGACCTCTGACATTTTTTGCAAAGTGAGAGCTTTGGAGTAGGTGATTGCTAAGGTTCTTTGCAGCTCTGTGGGATAAATGTTAGCCAGATTAAAGATAAATATGAGAGAATGCATTTTTTGAAGCATATAAGGACTATGAAACCCAAGACCTAGAGCCGTGGTTCTGAGCTGGGGGCAGTTTTACCCCCAAGAGGACATTGGGCAACttttggagacatttttttcttttctaatctggCATTTCTCTAATTTGAAATACTATTTATCTTTCTAATTTCTGCcccattttcccctcccttctccctcttctcttagCTACCACCCACCTCCAATCAGTCCTATCTTGGCCCTTGTCCCCACTAGGCTCCTTTGGTCCCCTCTTTCACAGTTGGGTAGCTGCAGCAAGGCAAAGAGAAGTCCGGATTGTTCCTGTCCCTTCCATGATTTCACATTAATTATGGAAAGACTTGCTGGCCCTGGGACCAGGGACCCAGTGTGCCGGTGCGGGGTCTCCAGCTAGGGGCTGGTGAGGGAGTTTGCAGAAGTACAAACATTCAAGGGAAATGTGTCCAAAGGGGGCTGGAGAGTTCTCTTGCACTAACCCTAAGGGTCTTGATTTTCCCCCCTGGGTTCCTACATTTCGTGTGACTGTTTTCTATCCaactttttgtacttttaaaagagttttcatataaataaatgtgtaggTAAATCAAAACATTTTGTCATAACATATCCCAACTTTTGGTTCAGAAATGTGGTCTCTGTACCCTGGAAAATGTTGACATCTCCATAAAAGAGGTGGCTGCATGAGAAAGCTCATGGCtcgaaggagggaaagaaaaagaaaagaaggtggaGCGCAAATTCACGTATTCCAGGCGGCATCGTGGTTTCCTGGCATGGTGTTGGGTGTAGAGGTTGGCCGTGCGCAGACTATGCCTCAGTGCTCGCCAGCTATGCCAGGGAACCTGGTTGTGGCTGTTGAGAGCTGCTTCACTGCCTCAGCCTGTCTTCCTTCTGTCCTCTCCAGCAACAGCTGGGCAAGAATATCAAGTTTGGGCAGCGGCCGCCCAACGCCATTCCCATGAAGAAGGCGGGCAGTGGAGAGGCCAGCTTAGAAGAGGAGCTGCTCCCGACCAGTCCCATGGAAATTGTGACCCAGCAGGACATCGTCCTCTCAGACACTGAGAACAGAGTAAGTCTCCTCCAGGGAATGACTGCGTTGCTAACAAGCCAGGGCAGGATGTTGGGCGTCCATAACCCTGGGGTCTCCAGtgcagggagaaggtgggagaAGGCGAGAGGGCACTTCTTGGCAGGTGCCCTGACCTGGAGACAACGAGGAGGAAGGGGGGGAAGAGGAGACATGACCTTTGCACGTGCTCTTCCCAGCGCCTTCCGCTCACCCTTCAAGGCTTCTGCCCCCCTCTTCTGGGAAGCCCTTGCTGGCCTCACCCCAAGCTGTGTTACCTCCTCTGTGCCTGCACTGTGTGTCTTTACTGCTGTCCACACAGCCACACCCCATCTCCATGTCCACGTAACTGCTTGCTCTCCACCTCTAAATGCTGAGTGTTTTGAGCACAAACTGGATCTCACACACCTGTGTTTCCCTAGGACCTAGCTGCTGCCTGCTTTGTTGGACTAATttaaagggaaatgaaaaaagaaagcagtagTAGCTCAGTGAGACAGAACACATCAAACAGGCCGGCTTGGAGAGTACTGAGCTGGAAATAAAGTCACATTCCAGCACCGTCCCATCTAAGTTTGGTCTCTTGACACTTTAAAGGAAACACTTTGAGCATATCCTGAAGAGAGTTCTTCCAGAGCAGCAGAAAGGATGCCCTTAGACCTCTTATGGAAAAAGGTGCAAAAGTCTAGCAGCCAGAGTGAGGAATTCTCTAGGGGAGATACTGGGGGCTTCCAATCTCAACACAGACCAAAAAACCATTCTCTTGGCTCTGCCTAGCAAAGTGCCTGAAATTTTGTTGGGTGTTATTAAAATGGGCATGCCTTAAAAGAAATCATATGCTATCAGGCAACATGTCATAAAAGTAGTAAGAAAGATAAGCAAGCCAGGTgcggtgtctcatgcctgtaatcctagcactttgggaggctgaggtgggaggatcacttgaggtcaggagttcgagacctgcctgagcaagagcaagaccccatctgtacaaaaaatagaaaaattagccaggcgtggtggcacacacctgagTAGTCCCAGTTaatcaggaggctaaggcaagaggatcgcttgagcccaggagtttgaggttgctgtgagctatgatgacgccactgtactctagcctaggtgacagagcgaaactctgtctcaaaaaaaaaaagagagagagaaataagcagTTTGCAGAGGAACGTGAGGCAGAGAAGTGAAGAAGCATGGGCCTCCCTGCTGCCCATCTCTGCCTAGGGCCTGGCCCTGGTGACTCCTGGCGCCCACACATTGATGCCCTTGGTGTGGTGGGTGCAGCAGGATGGGGCCACCTCTCCAGGCAGGTCTGACAtggccctcccagcctccccagtgcGGGGCAGCAGCAACAGCCATCGCCCTGGTGCAGGGCTTTCCTGAGGACTGAAGCAAGTGTCTTCACTGTTCCTGATGATCTCATAAGTGCAgggcctgggggaagggggaggattGTTTGTTCAGCGGGCGCTGTCTCCCGCGCAAGGTTAGGCACGGGCCCCGCCTCTGTGCGGTCTGCATCCTCCACAGCAAACTGGTCAACAGATAGACACACAGAATCACTGCAGATCGAGAAAAGTGTGGCTGCACAGAACATAAAACAGGGTAATGGAAAAGTGAGTAACTTGGGGGGCCAGTGGCCACTTATTTAGATAAGGATCGTGGCCGGgcctggtgggggtgaggggaacgCAGAGTGAGGTGTGGGGCCCGATGGCGTAGACCCTGGGAAAGAGTGAATTCTCCTTGAAGGTAATAGGAGGCCTCTGAGCAATTTCAAGCAGGGCAGTGAACGATCTGATCTGCGTTTTCCAAAGACCCTCCTGAGTGTGTGGTGTGGAGAATGGAGTGAGGTAGGGCAAGCGGACATGGTCACTCTGGAAGGGAAGATAAGGCCTTTTTATAAAAAGCGGTGGCACAGGATGGTAGGTATAGCGGGCCACCCGAGGTGCAGGTAACCCCTGGGGGTGTCCTAGGGCATGCCCAGGACCCTGGTGTGAATTCTCAGCATTTCCTTCTGTTCCCTCCTGTGATTTTTGGCCACTCCCTGGCTTTCACCTTGTCAGCCCAGCCCTTGGCGTGTGGCATCGGTAGGGCCTTTTCTTCTCGCTCACTGCCGAGAGGGGAGAGGTCTGccaggggaaggggcagaagCAGCCCGCGAGGCCGGGGGCTCTGAGGCTGAGACTGTGTATGTGGCACAGGCCTGCCTCTCGGGGAAGGCAGCTGGTGATCAGCACTTCGGCTTCTCCCGGGCAGTGGACAAAACCCCAGGGACGGAGTTGGAGACTGCCCGGGTGGGAAATGCATTGAGCTCAGGCAAGAGGATGGTGCGCCCTCTGTGCTCTAGGTAGTCCTCGTGGACTCTGGACTTTAGCAAAGCCCCCGCCGTGACTCCTGCTGGCTCTCTGAGGCCAGCTACACCTGTGTGTAGGAGGGGACAGGACTGTCCAGGCACAGACAGTGTCTGATTATCTGCCCAGAACTTCCTGTTCTGGTGTCTGACCTGAGTGCTCTCTCCACTGTTCCAGTCCAGTGATACGCCAGGTTCGCTGAGTCCTCTGAATCTACCTGCAGCTGGAAGTGAGATGGAAGAGAAGGTAACATGATTTGAACTTATTTACTTAGCTTCCTTActttaacttcctttttttttttttttgcaatctgCTGCCTCATTTTACATTCATAAATGTTGCCTTCATGTATTACTTGAAATTCCTTCAAAATGCAACCAGTGGTAGATGTCGGAGCATCTGTTTCTACAGCAAGGCAATTGCTGAAACTGAACGCTGCTCTCGAAAACAGCCACACTCCCAGTTATACCTGTGTTTGGGGTCTTGGAAGTTGGTAGCTTTCCTAAATGTATCATGTACTTCGAGACACTGTTAATCCATTGAAAAAGGTCTGCAAGAATACCTGTACCCAAGTCTCCAAGGACAAGAGTCCTTACATTTAAAGatgcaaaaaccaaaaaccttagcattttaaagggttttttttgttttgttttgaaaacttttctgTGTCCTTTTAAACATGGGACCTTACCTGCAGGAGTCTAGGAAACCCTGTGGACCCTCTCCCTGTGCCCCTCTTCTGTAGGAGCTGCTGTGCTCCGATGAGGACTTTCCATCTGCACAGGGGACCAGGCGTCCTCCCAAGGCCCGGCAGACTGTGCGGTGAGCAGGGTCTGCTCCTGAAGAAGCGGGTGGCTCGACAGTGCCAATGCCCAGGCAGTGAAGAGGCCCAGCTGGGACAACTAGAAATGAAGCATAGCACTTAAATCTCAGCTTCAAGTGCTTATCTACAGTCTGTCACATTTGGCTCTGACTCCTTTTCCTCAGCCATCTATTGGAGgatggaaataaatgtttaattcatCTCTTTTCAACAATAGCTCAGAATTTGATACCTATTATAAAGATaaccataaataaatgaaagctagAAGGCCAAGGgttggaattatttttctgttttctatgctTCTGGTCAGAAATTAATATGTACTGGGCATCCATTTTGCTTCTGGCGCTAGCTTGGTCTTTTACATTTTGTTCATAAATGTGGGAGGTAATCGCAAAAAGCAGGCCCTTCGGCTAAACCTCATAGATTCTACATTTATAGCAGGCGCACAGTCAAACACGTACCCTGGCCTCGGCAGAGCTGCGGGCAGAGGCAGCTGGAGCTGTGAGCGCCCCTGGCCACGCTTTGCATTATGTGGCCAAGAGCTCTTTGCTCGCTGATGGCCGGTGAATTCTCTGTGGTTACCTGTGTGGCCTCCTACCTTCTGATGTGGCCTCTGGATTCGCGCTGTGCCACAGTCTCTCTGACCTTTCTAAACCTGTAAAATTCATCTGAGATTGTAGTTTTTCAGTGATTTCATCTGTATTCCGGAGCTGCAGGCCATTTTGCAGTTCATACTTTGAGGAAATGGACTTGCTCTTGTGGCAGGCTTTTGTCACTCCCTTGTGCACCAAGGTCCTCTGCCTTTTACCTCCTTGTGCCCTCAGTGCTCTGTGACTTTGGAGTGATTGTGCCAAAACACTTTTGCTGATCAGGAACTTCAAGCCCTAGGCATAGATGTTTATACTTTAttgttcctttgttccttccaCAAATACTTAACTGAGCCCTGACCAAATGAGATTTGCTACTTAGGCATAAAGGGACTGATATAAAGATGAAAGACACATTCTCTGCTTGGAAGGGACTAAAATTCTGTGTAGGAGCTGAGGCTTGTATGCTCAGTGAGGTTTAGAGATGATCTAGTCCAAGGGTGAGCAAACTAATTATTTTAGGATTTGCTATTACTGAATGGAGGAAGATTAGTCTCTGAAAGGTTAATACAAATAGTCACTGGCAGAACAAACAGTCAACGTCGTGTCTTTTCATAACAAAACCCTGTTTCAGTACTGAAAGGAGCAGTACAGTGCCTGTTTCACTGCACTGAAGAGCCCCGTGCGCGCCAGCAttccctgggccaggctgggcgAGGCACAGACTCAAACCAGTGCCACCATTCTGGGATTGCCCGCGGGCTGTCTTCAGATCCGGACTGACTTTGTATTTTAATCTCCCCAATAGGTTGCTCCAGTTAAACCGTCTCGGCCAAAAAGGCACTTCTCTTCTGCTGGCACCATCGAAAGTGTCAACCTAGATGCCATCCCCCTGGCCATCGCTCGCCTGGACAACAGTGCTGCCAAGCACAAACTGTCCGTTAAGCCAAAAAACCAGAGGGTGTCAAAGAAGCACAGGCGGCTTGCCCGGGTGCGTAGAGCCTGCCGGGGCTGACCGGGCAGGTGCCCTTGCTGGCTGGGCACTAACTCTGCCAAGTGGCTTGGTGTTGGGGTGGAGCCCTGGAATGATCTAGGTGTCTCTCCATCGGGAACTTGAGTGTGTGGCAGTGCACGAGGACAAGCAGGCCTACTTTGTTTCCATGGCCCTTTCTGACATGAGGCTGGTAGACCTCAGAGGGAAAGGTTGCCTTTTGAGGGGCTCCATAAGCTTTGAGTTTGCTTTGCAGCGGAAAGGTGACACCCTTCCTCTGCCATGGCTTAGCCAAAGGTCCCTCAGTTTGGTTAGGGTGGGCTTCTAAGTCATGAACTTTAGTGAAAGTTGATGAAGTCCAAATCTCTCCTTTTGCTCTTCTTAATGCTGGACTACTGTGTTCATTCATACTAAGAAAAGGGGATTTGGGAATGACAAAGGGGCTGCGGGGCAAATCACATAGATGAAGTTCTTTCTTCCGTTCCCATATCTGAGACTCTTGCCTTGTGTGACCGATGTCTGGGCTTACCTATACCTGTACATGAGAACACCTGCTTCCCAAGTGGGCCACCGACATTGTGAATAGGAAGAGTAACGGTTGTctgtggaaaaaggaaaaggctaATTCTGTTTCCCTTCCCAATGACAGGACCGACGAAATGAGCAAGGTGGCCTTGAGAGCCAGCCCTCCCTGGAGCAGAACGGACACCTGGGAGAAGACAGGCAAATCCGGCATGAGGGGGAACCAGAGCCCCTGGATTCCGAAGAGGAGAAAAGACGCCAAGAAGACTATTGGCGAGAACTGGAGGCCAAGTGCAAGCAGCAAAAGGCGGAAGCGGCCGAGAAGAGACGCCTGGAAGAGCTGAGGCTGCAGGCGCTGGAGAGGCGGCTTTGGGAAGAGAACAGGAGGCAAGAGCTCTTGGAGGAGGAGGGCGAGGAAGAGGAGGACGAGGGGGAGGAGCTGCAGCTAGAGGCAGAAAAGGGGCAGCTGGAAGGGCAGAGGCAGAGCGTGGAACGGGAAGGTTGGCCAGAGCCGGAGCGGAGGGCGCGCGAGGAgcacgaggaggaggaggaggaggaggaagcgcGCAGGCGCGCGCAGGCCCAGGCCGAGGCCCAGCGCcagcgggaggaggaggagagaaaaggcgCGGAGGAACACCgaaggcaggaggagagaaaaCGGGCGGAGGAGCTCCATAGgcaggaggaggcggaggagagAAAACGGGTCGAGGAACACCGCAGGccggaggaggagagaaaaagggcTGAGGAGCTccaaaggcaggaggaagaggagagaaaaggcgCGGAGGAACACCGcggacaggaggaggaggagagaaaaggcgCGGAGGAACACCgcgggcaggaggaggaggaggagacaccGAGGCTCGGGGAAGAGCCCACCAGGCGGGAGGAGGAAGGGCCCGGGGAGGCGGCGCGGGGCCCCGAGCAAGAGGGACAGCTCGAGCTGGAGGACGGAAGGGGCCCGCGGAGCCCGCTTCAGGTTGACCTTGAGGAGAAGCCAGAAGGACAGGAAGACGCAAGACCCCAGGGGCAGAGGGCCGTCTCCGAGGAACCCAGTGCTGGCGAGGGCCCGGGCCCACAGGCCGAGGCGGCCGGAGCGCGGCAGGGGGAGAGGGGGCATTTTCACGGGGACGGGCGCCCGGCGCTCGAGGCCGAGAGAGAAGCGGCGGGAACAGGCCGTGCCCAGAAAGGCGAGGGGCCGGGCGGGGACACGCGGCCGCCGGCGGAGAAGCAGGAGGCCGCGGCTCGAGAGAAGGACCGCCGGGCGGAGGCGCTGaggtggcaggaggtggaggagaggcAGGCCGCGCCCAGGCCCTACACGTTCCAGGTGTCCTCGGGAGGGAAACAGATTCTCTTCCCCAAAGTCAGTCTGAGCCCCGTGACGCCCGCGAAGGACGCGGGACTTGTCTCGGCTCCCCAGGAGCCAAAGGCGCCCGCGTCCGGCGCGGCCCCCCACGCCCTGCCCTCGTCGCTGAGCGTCCCCCACACGGCCATTCTGGTCACGGGGGCGCAGCTCTGCGGCCCGGCGGGCAGCCTGACCCAGATCAAGGACACGGCGTGCAGGTCCCTCCTGGGCTTGTCGGAAGAAAGGAAGCACGTGGACGTCCCCGCCGTGGAGCCCCCACCCCGAATGCCCGGCGACccccgggcgggcggcgggaagGCCAGGCCTCCGCCGGAGCCTGCCGGCAGCGCGGCCGCGCTGGCCGAGTGGGCGTCCATTCGGTCCCGGATCCTGAAGAACGCGGAGAGCGACCCGCGCGGCGACAGGGAGCAGGCGAGGCCGGGCGACGAGCCCGCCGCCAGGGGCCGCTGCGATTCCCGCGGGAACCCCCGGAAGACCCCGCCGCTGAATGCGAAGTTCTCTATCATGCCTGCCTGGCAGAAATTCTCGGAACCGAGCGCGGAAGCTGAGAGCGTTAGGAAAAGACCCATAGTGGGATCCGGCGAAGAGACAGCGCCTGCGCCTCCGCCTGCCGGTGCCCCTGAGCGCCGCAGGAGTCCCGAGAAGCTGGAGGTGCAGCAGGAACCAGCAGACACCACAGAGGGATGCAAGTTTGCCAAAGACCTTCCATCTTTCCTTGTTCCAAGCCTGCCTTACCCTCCGCAGAAGGCAGTGGCCCATGCAGAGTGCACGAGCATTTCGGACGGCGAGACCACCCATGGCATAGCAAAGCCAGACCCTGTGATGCCGGGTGGGGAGGAAAAGGCCTCGCCTTTTGGAATAAAATTGAGAAGGACCAACTATTCCTTGCGCTTCCACTGCGACCAGCAGGcagaacaaaagaagaagaagaggcaCAGCAGCACGGGAGACAGTGTGGAGGGGGGCCCGCCTGCGGTGGGGAGCGCCCTGGGAGAGACGGAGACAGAGGAGGGGGCCGTCAAGCGcggcccctcccttccccaagaGAGGAAGCAGGCCCCATCCACGCGGGGGGACCCTGCGGAAAGCCCTTCTGCTGCCGtagcccagcccagagccccacCCGCCAGCAGCCAGACCCCAGCTCCAGAGCATGACAAGGCTGCAAACAAAATGCCGTCGGCGCAGAAGCCAGCACTGGCTCCCAAACCCACCAGTCAGACCCCACCATCATCCCCGCTCTCCAAACTGAGCAGGCCCTACTTGGTGGAGCTGCTGGCTCGCCGAGCGGGGAAGCCCAACCTGGAGCCGAGCGAGCCGGCCAAGGAAGGCCAGCAGAGCAGCGATCCCCAGCCACCATCGCCCTCAGCCCCCGAGGAAAGGAAGGGACAGAAGGACGAGGAGGAAGAAGTGACAGAGAGGAAACCTGCTTCCCCACCTCTGTCTGCTGCTGAGCAAGAGAAGCCTTCCCAAACACCTGAGGCTGGGAGGAAAGGTATGTAGCTGCAGGATGGAAAATTCTGCCTCTGTCCAGCTTATCCTCTGTGTCATTGCTAGACCCAGAAGTGTCCAAAGCCAGAGGTAGCCAGTGGAGCTGGAGTTGGGCTCACCTTCACTAATCAGAGGCTGGTTTGCCATTCCTGAAGGACTCATGAGTCACAGTGACACTCTTTACTTTTTACTCATTCTTTAAGGTTTTGGAAATGCTTACTGACTCTGCAGTGTGTTTCCAGTTCACACCTGGCAGTGATACTTAGACTAGTAATAAGTTACAGGTGCCGACACTTAGACCAATGCGTTTTTGGTTGACAATAGAAATTCAAATATAGTCCTAATTAATCATTAAGATGTCATTAATCATTTTGAGGGAGTCATGCAATGATGATAAAACTGGAGTTTTCTGGGCTGGCATCTGCGTTCTGTCTCTGGGCAGTAGCAGCACCACAGTGGGAGGTTAGGAGATGTTAGACGTCTCCATTGGGCCTGTGGATGGGTGATTGACATTGTCTCAGGTCTATGTAAAATGCTCTGCAAATgcagcctccccacctccaccccaccagGTTGCTGCTGCAAAGCTCTCCTACAAAGAAACTTTGGAGCAACCCTTACATTCAGCTGATCCTGACATTTCTTCATACGAAATGTTTGGGCCCGCTAAGGGGTCAGTTGAACTAGCTTTTGTGCTCCCAGAGAACCTTCAtctaatagtttttcttttctgttttgcaaaGTATAGTAGGTAAAATATGAATCATAGCCCAAAAGTCACTCATATTTCTTAGAAATTCTCCCTTGAGGTTTTTTCTAGGGAGggatcattttctcttttaagtgtttaggtttagggtgatttttgcagagaaaaaagCTGTTTCCTGAGAAGTGTTGGTCTGGTTACTTGCCTTTACAAAAGACCATGTCATCCTTTTTAAATGGTCCCTTGCCTGGCTTGGTTTCCTGGATGGATGTATTGATCAGCACTTACCATTCCTCTCTAATGATTTCTCTTTGTCCTACTGGATGAGAGACCTGTTTTTAGTTTTGGCATTAGCTTTCATGGTATCTGCAAAGTCCCTCCCACAGAGGAACAGAGCCTGGCCGGCTCTGTCACTCACCTACTCTCTCCCCAGAGAAATAACGCTCCTGCTCACCATTTCTCTTAGAGCTGTCCCCttgattattataattttctcccCAAAACTACTCCTGcccctgtttttttctttcccagtagTCAGATTCTGGGCTGTCAGACTCTGCTAATTGAATTTTTCTTGAtgtgatacagaaaaagcatgaAAGCAAGGACCGTGTGCCTTGTGGGTGGTCATTTCTATTCACTGGGGTTTTGCTGTCTGACTTGCTGCTCTCGGCCAGGGCTGTCCAAATTTGTTTGACTGAACACCCCATCAGGATAAAAATGTTAAGCCAGGGACCTCTAGTTTACTTGTTGATTGTGTAAGTGTAGTACCATCAATAGCTAAAACCTCTGAAATACCATCCACACTTAAAAGTGAAGTTCATGGAAACGACAGTGGCTATAGA
Coding sequences within:
- the CRACD gene encoding capping protein-inhibiting regulator of actin dynamics isoform X3, with amino-acid sequence MKKAGSGEASLEEELLPTSPMEIVTQQDIVLSDTENRSSDTPGSLSPLNLPAAGSEMEEKVAPVKPSRPKRHFSSAGTIESVNLDAIPLAIARLDNSAAKHKLSVKPKNQRVSKKHRRLARDRRNEQGGLESQPSLEQNGHLGEDRQIRHEGEPEPLDSEEEKRRQEDYWRELEAKCKQQKAEAAEKRRLEELRLQALERRLWEENRRQELLEEEGEEEEDEGEELQLEAEKGQLEGQRQSVEREGWPEPERRAREEHEEEEEEEEARRRAQAQAEAQRQREEEERKGAEEHRRQEERKRAEELHRQEEAEERKRVEEHRRPEEERKRAEELQRQEEEERKGAEEHRGQEEEERKGAEEHRGQEEEEETPRLGEEPTRREEEGPGEAARGPEQEGQLELEDGRGPRSPLQVDLEEKPEGQEDARPQGQRAVSEEPSAGEGPGPQAEAAGARQGERGHFHGDGRPALEAEREAAGTGRAQKGEGPGGDTRPPAEKQEAAAREKDRRAEALRWQEVEERQAAPRPYTFQVSSGGKQILFPKVSLSPVTPAKDAGLVSAPQEPKAPASGAAPHALPSSLSVPHTAILVTGAQLCGPAGSLTQIKDTACRSLLGLSEERKHVDVPAVEPPPRMPGDPRAGGGKARPPPEPAGSAAALAEWASIRSRILKNAESDPRGDREQARPGDEPAARGRCDSRGNPRKTPPLNAKFSIMPAWQKFSEPSAEAESVRKRPIVGSGEETAPAPPPAGAPERRRSPEKLEVQQEPADTTEGCKFAKDLPSFLVPSLPYPPQKAVAHAECTSISDGETTHGIAKPDPVMPGGEEKASPFGIKLRRTNYSLRFHCDQQAEQKKKKRHSSTGDSVEGGPPAVGSALGETETEEGAVKRGPSLPQERKQAPSTRGDPAESPSAAVAQPRAPPASSQTPAPEHDKAANKMPSAQKPALAPKPTSQTPPSSPLSKLSRPYLVELLARRAGKPNLEPSEPAKEGQQSSDPQPPSPSAPEERKGQKDEEEEVTERKPASPPLSAAEQEKPSQTPEAGRKEKPLLQSRHSLDGSKLTEKAEAAQPLWITLALQKQKGFREQQATREERKQAREAKHAEKLSRENVGGSPQPASGSGSRAGSLQKPTAQPEEKKPETAASRLERREQLKKANTLPTSVTVEISDSGPPALVREVTKRFSTPDAAPASTEPAWLALAKRKAKAWSDCPQIIKHQYDLSTLIPALLNWNVHFSKSSRWLMRTLRFDKH